ACACCGTTCTCGGGTGGTAAGAAGATGAGGAAGCGGTTTGGATTATCGGCCATGGAACGCATTTCCCCAGTAGCGACAGCGGCGGGTTGTGGCCGGAATGTCGTCCCGACCAAGACAGCAGTTCAATGCTGTCGAGCTGGCTATCACATCTTGCGATTGTAGATGATGCATGTCAATTCCTTGTTGATGTTGGCTTGAAGTCGTTGCTTGCATGTGATCTTAGTGCGCCATCAAGGTTGCATCAAATATTGACTAAGCATTTCAATGGACCCTGATTTGTCGCGTCACCCAGAAAGTGGACTGCTGGCAACAAGCAAGGCAACACCATACCACCACCTCCCCTTCGCGACATCAACCTTTTGACGACATATAGCGACCACACCATAGTCAGCTCCGACCCGCGATCGCATCATGGCCGCAATGCTCCCCGCCGGTGGCAGCGGACGCGACGGAAACCACCCCTACAGCTACGACGAGCCCATTGAAGACGACCTGATAGATCCAGATGATGGTAATACCAAACCATCACACACTAACCCTCATACACCTAACAATGTCACCTAGCCACCCTCGACGACCTCGAAGACCCCGCCTCCACCCACGACCGCGCACCCCTCACCGGCAACATCTCCAACCAACAAGCCAACCAAAACCACCGCGCCGCAAACAACGCGACGGGATACCTCAACAACTCAATCCCCGGTGAGGATCGGCGAGCGCCAATCGACACGATTGATGAGTCGGTATGGGATACATTGAGACGAGACTTGCTAGCGGTATGGGAGAAGATGCGACAAGTGCTGTGGCCGAAGTATCTCCTCGGCGGGATGATGGCGCGAGGAGGTGGAATGGGAGGCGAGGGTGAGAATACTGGAGGTGCGGAGGGTGTGATGGGGTATGTGAGGGGGATTGTGGGCAGGTGGCCTGATGCGGATCAGTTGTTGGAGGGAGGGATGAGTGATGGGCTGAGGGATTGGGATCTTTGGTATGATACGAAGGAGATGATGTGGTTGAGGGAGGTGCTGACACTTCTTACAGGGGACCGTTACTCTTCTGCTTACTGCTCTCCTTCCTGCTGAGCTTGAACGCCCGAGACGATCAACGCTCGCTGGTCTTCAGCGGTGTCTTCGCGACTGTATGGATTGGCGAGGCGGTCGTGACGCTGCAGATCAAGCTGTTGGGTGGTAATATGTACGTCAACCACCATCCGAGAAGTTCTGACTCGCGCTAACATGATTTAATAGCTCCTTCTTCCAGTCCGTCTGCATCATCGGCTACACACTCTTCCCAATGGTCATCGCAGCACTTCTGAGCGCACTACGAGTACCTACAATCGTGCGGATACCAGTCTACAGCGTGCTTGGACTCTGGTCGTTGGCGGCGGGAATCAGCATTCTTGGAGGGAGCGGGGTGGTGAAGAACAGGGTGTCGTTGGCTGTTTATCCGCTGTTCGTGTTCTACATTGGACTGGACTGCTTATGCTTCATTTCGTAGAGTCACAGCAATCTGATGCGAACTGAGCACCATCAAGCACACACGACTCTCGCCGATCCAACTTCTCTGATACTCAGTCTTCTTCCTCGTCGCCTGCGCAGGCTTCTTGTCCCCTTTTTGCCATGAGACATGGTGCTCTGACAGAACTTCCCCTCCACTTCCAGTCGAACGTCCCCCCGGGGGCAATGTTTATTCGCGAGTGACTGTCACGCACTCTCAGGCCAATCCCTCAGACCCCCCACTCCTCCCACCTCCCACACTCAAGCATCAAGCATCACAATCCCAATCCCCACACCCTCGACACTAAGATCCCACTCACAATCAGCCTCAGCTTCAACCTCCCCTCCTCTCCAACAGTAATCCAGGATATTCCAGGACCTTTAAACTCACACAAAAAATCCCACACACACCCCAGATTCGTCATAGTCCCCCTCCAATAATCCATGACAAGCTCCCAGCAGACAATTCGTCCACGCATTTACTAGGATCTGGGGATGAAGCTGCAGAGGTGGAGGGAGGAGGGTGATGAGGAGGCAGAGGAGAGGTCTCATGGTCGTAGTCCATGGCTCGCGGCTCGCGGCTCGTGGCTCTTTGTGGCGGATGTGGTGGGGTGGTGGGGTGGGGGGGGGCCGGTTGTGTATTGAGGCGAAATAGGGAGATGGGGTAGGACCGGGTGTGGAGGTGTTATAGGGTATGGCGACGCCGATCGGATGGATTGAGGCATTGCATTGCACTGCATCGCTGGCCCACGGCACTCGTACACGTATCCTCTGGCCTTGTGCGGGTTTGGTTTGAGACGAGTGGCGCCATTTGGTAGAACTAGTTCTGCATCTATCATGGCCGAAGGTCTTCGCGCACGCCAGATTGTCGGGGGTAAGGGATATACATTTGAAGCGAGCCTTGATGGATACTGGAGAATGTAGAGAGGAAACCCATCTCGTCTTCATTGCACCATATACTCTTCATCTTCATCTTCGTCTTCATCTAGATCCATGTCATCTAGATCCATAAAACAGATCAGAGTGGCGTCAGTATAGCATTATGCACCCACATCCCTCATAACCCCTTAAAAATGCTCTCCGAGAACTCCTTAAAATGCATCTCACTTTCGTTCCACTCACCACCACCTCCCCTTCCTCCCCTCCAGAATCTCCTCCCACCGCTccctctccctcctctccttcCTCTCAGCAGCAGCTCCAAGCCCATACGCGACGCAGCTAGCGCCGAGGCCGACACCGAGTGCCCACCTCATTCTACTCCTGTAGGACTTCCACTTCTTCTTGTACTCCTTGACCTGCTCTGTACTGGGTTCGTGATGATGACGCCTCCTCTCTTTCCTCGAAAGGCGGGAACCAGAGAAGACTCGCTCTTCGCGCTTGATGCGAGGGTTATAAGAGTGCTTTTGATCGTAATCTTTGAGAGAGTCGGTGAGGTTATCGGCGGAGGTGGTGTTGTCCCATCTATCGCCGACGAAGCCGGTGGGGGAAGCGAAGGAGCCGGTTTCGGGTTCGATTGTGCGGGTCATGCCGTCGACTGGGTTGATGGTTGTGTTGGGAGTCTTGGTTGTTGACGTCTCTTCCGTGGCTGGCTTGACGAGACCGTGGTCGACGAGGGATAGTGCGGGCGGGGAGTTCTTCACTTTTTTGAAGACGAGAAGGTCCTTCGTGCCGTGGATGACTTGGTAGCCTTCACGTTGGAGCTCTGAGAAATGAGGCACGAATCGCGCTGGCTGGTACAGTTGAGATAGTGCTTCGGGGATGGAGATTGGATGCTCGTTGCCTGTGAAGTTGGAGGATGTGGTTGCGGTCGAGAACATGTCGTTTCCAGAGTCGTATGCAAGAACTTTGTATACGGGTGGCTCCTCCCAGGTGATGCCGAAGGTGTTCAGCTCTTCTTTCGAGCTTGCAGTTTCTTGCTTACTGCGGGCGATTATTTCGGTCGGGATGAGACGAGGTGCAGTATCATCAACGATGCGAGCACTTTGGGAGTCCAGGTCATGACCAAGCTTGTTGGCGATCGAGTGTCTCATCTTGCCAGAGGACTCTGCTGCAATGAGAGCTTGCGCTTCGTGCGCCGCTTTCTCTTGTGCCGCGATTTCAGCTTCGAGGTTGTCCTTACGGTAGCCATATCTTTGCTCGTATTCATAGTCTGCCAGTGCCTTACCAAGATCAACGTCAGATTCGACCTCAACGACCTGCTGTGCTTGCTTCGTGGTTCGTGACGCTGGCTGACCGATCGGCTGGCCATGGTTGACATCGATCGTACCGTACTTGCTCTCGTAGGGTTTCTTGACTTCGCGGACAAGCTCTTGATTTTCCTGCTTCTGAGCCGCCTTCTCTGCCTCATGACCAGTAGACTTCGTGGCTGTGTTGTGCTGTGGCTGCTTGTACCACTTGGCATTGTTCGCGTATTTGGCCACATTCGCACTGAAGTCACCCTCAGCCTGTGTGGCTTCGACGGATCgtgcagcagcagcagcagcaggcCTCCACGCTTCCTCAGGCTCCTTCTCCAACTCACGTATCCGCTCGACATACTTATCGCCTTGAGCACTACTTTGTTTGAACATCCTGTCAAGTTCCTCTCGGAAAGACTTGACTTTGCCCACATATCGTTGCTTCTCAACCTCCAGCGTGTCTGTTCGATGGTTGAGAGCTTTCTCGAGCTCGGCTTCCAGGTATCTGATTCGCTCAACATGCTTCTCCGAAGCAATAGTGCTCTGCTTGAACGCCACATCCAGCTCGGATCGCAGGTCTCGGGTCTTCCCCTGATAGCGTTCGCGCTCAGTCTGGAACTTTTCGACCTTGGAAGTCTCTCCGGCTGCTTTCTGAGCCCTCTCAAGGTCCTGCTCGAGGCTTCGAATTCGTTCGGTATGCATATCTCCTTGCACGCTGCTCTGCTTGTAGGCTGTGTCAAGCTCTTGACGCAGCGAGCGGATCTTGTGTGCATATCGATTCTCGTGAGCTTGCACGAGGAACTTTTGCTCTTTGACTTCAGACTCGAGCATAGCATTGGCCTTCTCAAGCGTGGCATTCTTGCTGGCGTCTCGTGTCTCGATGGCAGCCTTCTTTTCAGCTTGCTCTGCTTCCCATGCAGCTCGCTTCGCGTTCATGATGTCAGTCCAGCGTGCTCCAGTTTTCTTGGCTTCGATTGCATCCTCGACAGCTGACTTGGCGGCGTTCTTTGCATTAATATCTGCTGCGAGATCGATTTCTGGAAGACTGGTTCCGCGTGTACGCTGAACACGGTTTGCTTGGAGCAGATCAGCCTGCTTCTCCCAGTCCCTCGGCACATTAGTAGTCTTGTAGTTAATGGGTTCTCCAGTCGACTCATGCGCTGCGGAATCATCCAGCTCGTCGGCAAGACTGAGTTCCTTTGATTGCATGCGCTCTAAAGAAGGCTGCAGTGACTGCTGCAGAGCCGAACTTTTCTGCGGAGGCGACGTCGAAGTGAGATTTTGCTTCTGTGACAAGGCAGTCTCGAGACCAGTGCTCTTGTTCGCCTTGTCAAAGACGAAAGCACCCGTGGGCTCTCCAGTTGCAAGTTTGGCTTCCGTAGCGTCAAGGTTCCTCAGCTGCTTGCTGACCTCGACCGACTTTTGCTCAATCTTAGCCAATTCCTTCTTCTGCTTCTCGATATGATACAGACCACCTTCATGCTTCAGCAGCGCCTCTTTCTTGTCATGTAGACCGTCGAGCTCTTTCTCAAGCATGATGCGCGTCTCCGCTTGGTCCCACGGACTGCGCTTGATGTCAAGCTTTCCATGTCGATAGGCGCGATCGTGTTGCCGCTGTTCGGTAATTGTGTCCCGCTTGGCCTTTCCTACAGATGCGCGTACTTCAGCCGCAGTTAGTGAATTGAGCTCGTTCTTTGGCACCATGGCAACAGATGATGACTTCTTCGTCTTCGGCACGACGGATGTGTTGATGAGCGATGGGAAGTAGACCGATGTCTTATGAGCAGGAGGTGGCGTAGTTTGTGTGGGCACAGGTATTGCCGTTCGTGCTTCCTTTGACGTATTCGAAGGAATGTCCGCTGCAGTTGACTTGACAGCATCCATGTTCTCTCGCAATGTCGACGCTAGTGCTCTTAGATCAGTTGCAGCTCCAGGCTCTGACGAAGCAGTGGGCGTGTCCATCTTATGCGGCTCGCCGGACTTTGGATGATCCAACGCCACCATGCGGTTCGAGATAGGATCGTACTCGTAACGTCTTGTCTCATTGCTCACAGAGTCCCATTCTTCTTTGCGAGCCTTCTTGTTCCACGAGTCCCATGAAGTCGATGATGAATAAGAATAGTTGGTTAACTGGCCATTCGGGGTTTCTGGCTCAGGTTCAGTAAGGATGTTCTCAGGGTTGTACGGAAAGGTTGTGAGTTGACCATTGGGAGTTTCGCCATCACTATCGACAGTCTTCTTCTGCGGCTTTGCATTGTCTACAGGCTCTGGAGACGGTGTTCGTGGTGCTTTGGGTATGGGCTTCACATTTGACTGTGCGGTGGACTCACTCTCCCTGGGAGTCTCCTTCGGCTTCGGCCAGCGGGATAAACCCATTTCCTCACGCATCCAGCTGGGGACTAGTGGGCTCCAAAATGGCTCGAATCTTCGCCCAAACACAGCCTCGTAGGGATCCGTCTCGAGACGCTTACGCATGGACTCCATCTGGTCTTTCCACTCCTTCTCACGTTGACTGAGCTCATAGCTGTCTTCTTCGGCATTTTCCTCACCACCCTTCTTGTCGCCATCTTGGCTGTATCGCCACCTCGGCCGACCAATGTGATGTGCTAATCTTACGTGCTTCGGGCTGAAGAAGGGACGTTGCTCGACATCCCAGTTCCATCGACCTTTGCGTCGTAGCTTGTCGAGAAGCTTTGCTCGTGTCTTCAATGTACGGTAGCGAACGAAGCGGTGAAACATCGGATCGATGTGAGAGGTGTAATCACATCGACGCCAACCCCAGAAGCTGCGTGTTTGGGAGCAAGCAACACCGCCACGGAGGATGGAGTTAGTCGATGCTCggacgatgtcgagggagCCGGTCGATAACGATCGTTTGCGTAGGCTGTACTGCAGCTGAGGAGGTAGCATGGTGATGTGTGCAGCTCCGCCGAGCTCGAAGCACGCGATGGGATGGGTTGGTCAGCTCGTGGTGTCGTTACCGGAGCTTCATCAACGATCTGACGAGATGCTGGACGTTGCCTTTAGCAAGCTTTCTGGTACCACGCGAGCAGCAAGGAAACAACGATGCAACATGAAATGAGCAGGAGAGGCGCTCGGCAACAAGGACACGATGTAGTGGAGTGGATGGTGAGATGGAGCTCTCTTTGTGCCTCGTGCCTCGCCTCGTCGGCGTGTCGTGTCGTGTCGCTGCCCCGCGTTGTCTCCACGCACGATGAGCCTAGCGTGGCAAGCACGGCTCCGACTCCCGAGAGCTGGGCCGAGCCGGAAGCATGAACCCTGGCTGTCGCATGTGATGGCTGCTCTTTGGATACTGCAGCATAGCAACCGCTCGTGGAGTAGAGTGAAGCGCACGTGCCTTCTCGAGGCCAGTGAGTCATCTCAGGCAGTCAGGGAGCTTCACGTAGGTCAAAGCCGCCCTCGCCTTGCGAGCGGGACCTCTTTGATCGACAGTCTTCGGCCTAGAATCTTCTTCGCCTGCTGAGTGAGCAATCAGGCTGTCGATGAACACGCCGTGCACGCACACCAGCCGCGACCCACAATAATCATGTCGAACTCGCGCCCATCCGAGCCCCCCACCGACGAAACCTTCAGCAAATTGGCCGTCGGCGATGTCGAAGCGATAGGCGCGCACTGCCAAATGACCTTCTGCCGGCAACTCGACTTCCTTCCCTTCAAATGCGAGAGCTGTCAAGGGTGTGTGAGTATATCCGCATGTTAAGGAAATGCCTGACTGACGCATCCCAGCAAATTTTGCTTAGACCACCGCACTGAGACGGCCCATCAATGTCCCAAAGCTGGCGAATGGGCGAGGAGACGAGCAGATGCCAATCGCGGAGCCGCATTACGAGGCTACACACCTTCGCCGAAGCCAAATATACTCACACATGAGCAGCAGTGCTCGGAACGTTCTTGCAAGACGTTGATCGATACGCCGTTGGTGACGGCGGTGCAGTGTGACAAGTGCAATTACAGGTGCGTACGATAAGGGCACCAGGCAAGAAGCGGTGGCTTGGACAACGGTGGATTGTTGGGGATACGTACTGCACGACGCGCTCGCTCTACCGTCTCGCCATCTTCTATGCTGCTGGAGTATGGCTGACACCATCCTCCTCACAGATACTGCCTCAAACATCGACTCACCCACGAACATAACTGCGCGAGCATCACCCCGAAAGGTGCACGACCAAGCAACGGACCAACACAGAAAGAGAAGGGCTTAGCCGCGTTAGAAAAGCTGAGAGCATGGGGCGCTTCAAAGACGGCCAGTCTCCCGCAGACCAAGGCGAAACAATCCGCCGCAGCGTCAATAGCCGCGACAGCAACTTTGAAGAAGACGGCGAAAGGGGAAGACAAGATACCGCAGGATAAGAGGATATATCTCCATGTGGAGGCCTCGTCAGATACCATCACTGCGAAGATACCGAAAGGTGAGTCACTGGCTTGGACGAAGACGGATGACTGGAGCCATCCAATGCACGACGCGCTCCACGTCTCTCCGGCGTCTTCGCTGCAGCCCAGCCCACTCCCACACCGGACATTGCTAACACCCTTCTGTCTGTAGGCAACTTCTTCTACAGCTCCGAATACTCCATAGGCCGCGTCCTCGACCTCGCCGCGAAGAGTCTACAGGTCCAGAACATGAACAACCGGAGCGAGAGCGAGGAGGACAAGTTGAGAGTCTTCCACGTTGAAGGTGGGAGATTACTGGAGTTTGGAGAGAAGCTGGGGCAGAGCGTGCAGACGGGAAATACGATTGTGCTGTTGAGGGGAGTGGGCGCGGGTATGGCGAAGACGCCAGAGCAGACAAAGTGATAACGATGATGGGCGTGACCGATGGTCAGCTCCACCGGAGGAGCTGCGGTGTGTACAGGAGATGCATTTGCTGTGGGCTTAGCGAGGCGCGGCATTGAAGAGATGGCATTAGATTTGCTGAGCTTAACGTCCCAAAGTAGTATGAATTGATGAGTCCATGATTCTAGCCGCCAGGCACTCACGGGATAACTACCCAAAATCCTTCCCCGATGCCGTTGTAAACATGAAGGCTCCGATCGATACCTCTGACCTCACCCTCCCACCGCGAGACCGAAGCGTTACCGAAACACACCAGCAACCCTCCAAAGCGCCCAGGGAAGGAAGAACGGTGGGAACATCATGGGGCAGGTGACGCCGAAGATTCAGGGCGTGCTCTACCTTGATACTTGTGCAGCACTGGCACGAACCAGCGACAAAATCAACCCATATGGTACCCCCCGCCAAATGACCACAGCCCGTGCTCTCAATGCTATCAATCCGGTCCTACTGTCTGCGTTGTGGCTGTTGACAGCAACGTTGTGGTGTTTAAGGGAGAAGCTACAGCTCAGAACTTGTTCATCACAGCTATATGATGCATTCCTTCCCATCACATCAATTATGACCGGAAGACCACAGCATCCTCAAATACTATCCAGCACCCTAGTGGGGTGGTCTTTGGGTCATTTAGACGTAGTATTGGTGCTTATACCGGTCGCAAGCAGTCAGACCGAAATGCTGGCATCGCCAGTAGGTCAAGCCATCGCATGAAATACGGCCAGGAGGTGCTGAAGCTCTGGCATATCATTCATCATGAAGCTTTCATGGATTCTGGACCAGCTGGGGACAGTTCCGGTCCTTGTGGTCATGTCCGGAATCTACAGCGTTGCAAGACTACCCCGCTACGATGAGGCGCTCCCATCTCACGACCTATGACCGGAAGGCTATGATACTCTACAAGACCTTTCACAGTACCCTTAGAAAGGATTCCGAACACTCAAGCATGCGGTTCGGTGATTGCAAGCATAACCATACAAGACGATCCTCTGCGCTCGCTGGAGCCACGAGTTGACTATCCCGTCACCTAAGGTGTGACGAGATGGCTATGACGCGCTCAAACACTGTTCAAAACACTGTTGTAGATGATCTTTATTGTTCGGGTGAGGGCTCCGGTGCGTGGGAGTGAGGTCAGGCAATGTGGCCCTCTGCGCTTACTGGAGCCACGAGCCAACCGTCCCATTACATGAAACTCTACCGGAAGGCAACAGGACTCTCGCGAAAAATTTCAATACTATCGGAATGGATCTGGAGGTCGCAAGCTGTGGCTCCGGGGCCTAGAACTACTGGTGAATGAGACAATGCCGATGGCCGCTGGTGTAAGACAATGAGAAGCTATCGCATGGTCTCCAATCGGAAGGTTACACAATTCTCAGTGATCGTTGTAATCGCTGTCATGATCAATTATGAGCCCATAAGCAGTAGCCCCGGTGCCGTTCTAGTGATCAAGGTAATACTGATATTTGCTAGAACTAGACCATGCCAAGCCATACGATGATCTTCGACCGGAAGGCTATACAACTCTGCAAGGTCGTTGTTCTAACTCTGATCCTCGATTCTGAGCCCGCAAGCAGTGGCTCCGGTGGCTTTATTGGTCTCCCAGGTAGCGCTGCCTGCTGCTAGCAGCACATGATGCCAAGCCATCTTGTGAACTTTAAGCGGAAGGCTACAGAACTCCGAAAGCTCGTTGTCACTATTTATAAGCCGGCGAGCAGTGGCTCCGGTACCGATGTGGTAATCGAGGTGATACGATGTATTGCTAGCATCACATGTTGCCAAGCCATCTCGTGGCTATTGAGCGGAAGGCAATCAGAAATTTTCGGGATGGTTGTTGTGAATAGAATCATCGATTTTGAGCCTGCAACCGGTAAATCGGTGGTTGTAGGCTACGGTGATCGAGGTAATGCTAGTGGTCCCTAACGGTACATGATGCTAAGCCATCTCGTGGGGTTTGACCGGAAAACCACAAGACTTTACCGGATTGTATTCAGTCCTACGACGATGGATACTGACGCAGCAAGCAGTGCCTCCGGTGCTCAAAGTGGCGACGATAAAACATTCGCTCTCGGCGCTGTGGCTGGAACATCTCACCTTGGGCTGATGACCAACTTCATAGCTGAGCCCGAGTCTTAACTCTACAATGACCCAGATTCTCCCAGCAAGCTCCACAGCCCTCGCCGATGACTTATGCTCTGGCATGATAAAGTGGAAGTCCTTTTGTTAGTATTGCCTCGAAGCACTGGGTATAGCGAACATCAGAACTTGTTCCAACGACACAGTTCCCGCTCACAAAACGTGGGAACACCTCCAGATACACCCGTTGGGCTGTCTTGTCGTACTCTGGATCCAAAAAATCCCGGTCCCCAAGATTTTAACTTCTGCCGATGAATCAGCCGACCAGTACAAGCTCAAAAGCACCCCTCAAGCTAATTTGTACTGTCATAGACGCCCACATCATTCCCAGACAAAATCCACGTTTCGACCGAATCCGTCCAGAACTCCACCCACTAATATCGAATCTTCTTCAAATCATGCAGTCTCACTACACAACGATCAACAAACGCTACGAAGTTCTTCTAATGCCGTCTGCGACGACTCCGAGGCCTAACTTCGCCGTTGCCCCAAATCGACTTTTTGCTGATTATGGCCGATAGAGACTGGATCTCCTTATCGAGGATGCTGGAATTCACATGAAGACATCACAGCATCATCGCACAAACCTCTCCAGATCTTCCTGTGGACCCAGCTTCTGCATCGAATCAACCTTGAGAACGTCGACTTTGAGGCCCTGTAGGCAGAGCATTGAGGCTTCCAAAGATCTACAAATGGACCCGCGGCGATCGATGCGCACTATCCATCTGGCACATGAGCTGCTCTCATCTCTGCCCTGATCCCCATGCTGACATTCCAGTCGTCAGAATCCCCCCCACAGTACTTCATCCCGCCCAGCAGCGAGCGGCCATGCAAATTATCACCTCAGCCGAAAGGTCTCGACTTCTTTCCCGCTCGCCTCGTGCTCGTGTACAGCTTCGCCATTCATGATGCCGTACATATAGCAAGTCCCAACGAACTCGTAGTCCCCAGGATATTGCTCGAATTCGCGAAGGACGACTGGCCATCGGCTGCCATAAAGTATGGCCACGATATCGTCCTTCCGAGTAGTCTGTGGACCTAGACCAACGTAACGGGAAGTTGTTTTGAAGACCATCCGGTTGTGGCTTGCGTTGGCCAGTGCCTGCGCAAAGGAGGTGGCGGACTTGTCATTTCTGCTGAGATACTGGGCCCACGGCTCAAGTTCATCGTCGGGAAGTGCTAACCACTGTTCTTTCAGGGATGTGTACGCCAAGCATGCAGCTCCGGCTTCTGCCTCCTGATAGTTTGTGAGACTCTCCGTTGTGCCCGCACACAGCACCATAGCTGCGAACGCGTTCCTATTTGCAACCCCAGCCGAAGTCCCGGCCACAAGTGCATCTGCCTCGGCGATCAGCTGCACGATTGAGTAGTCACGCCTAGACGCTAGGCGCCAGACAGTGCCTAGGTTCTGCACTGAATCAACAGCGATTCCCGTTGTGCGAAGAATCGACGGCTCGTCGTTCAGTTGCTGTGTCACGAACTTACGACCCGCACTAGCATTATGCCACAGGCCCTGAAAGCCCATCGTGTCTACTGCCCCATCCCAGGCTACATGCTGCGAAGGTGCCCAAGATGCAATGTCATCTTCGTTGTTCTCCACTGCCCGGTGCGTGACAAATCTCAGAACTTCCAAATGCTCCCTTTCTTGTACGATATACTTGGTCGCCGGATGCAGCACAGTAGCGAGGGAGGCATTGTAGTCCGCGGCAAGAGCCACAGGTGTTTCAGATCCGGTGTGCTTCTGGAGAAGACCAAGGATAGCGAATACGTGATCTCGACGGTCGAATGCGTGGAAGGCGCGTAGGTCAATAAGGAGATCCATGGCCTCAGGCGATCTTAGGCCGGAGCCAAACAGGCCGTGTTGGCGATCTGCCCAATTGAACAAAGGGAAGATGCTACCGACA
Above is a genomic segment from Fulvia fulva chromosome 3, complete sequence containing:
- a CDS encoding AN1-type zinc finger protein 1 translates to MSNSRPSEPPTDETFSKLAVGDVEAIGAHCQMTFCRQLDFLPFKCESCQGKFCLDHRTETAHQCPKAGEWARRRADANRGAALRGYTPSPKPNILTHEQQCSERSCKTLIDTPLVTAVQCDKCNYRYCLKHRLTHEHNCASITPKGARPSNGPTQKEKGLAALEKLRAWGASKTASLPQTKAKQSAAASIAATATLKKTAKGEDKIPQDKRIYLHVEASSDTITAKIPKGNFFYSSEYSIGRVLDLAAKSLQVQNMNNRSESEEDKLRVFHVEGGRLLEFGEKLGQSVQTGNTIVLLRGVGAGMAKTPEQTK